In one Balaenoptera musculus isolate JJ_BM4_2016_0621 chromosome 20, mBalMus1.pri.v3, whole genome shotgun sequence genomic region, the following are encoded:
- the LOC118887378 gene encoding uncharacterized protein SPEM3-like produces MGEQTHYGAQPRSGNNPRKCQDLGDSILLILGSFILLNMGINVVTLVRAGSGQAAGVWPDKGWISGLTLLPASPLPCFPQLWRHLKSSLRTLFRHVFPKDKQASYVGSHRMCMRCSVDPKNLCSRVSSRFRHRPSFLLGHPNHPDSCIPDKKDEKASGCCWMPPQCGRAGAPMEAPRGLWKEGVVGDGEAPPVTALNSRATFYSRQETSSKLRRMSKVDVLPLRLAQESKMKNPDYDPAQAAARAQTRPPVQPPAHAPAKAQTFSSAHPPEHTPPQAESCSRGHAHEHTSAQAQAFSPVDPTGRTPAKAQTFSSTHPSEHAPPQAQTCSTFHPPEHTPPQAQTPSPTLTPERSPAQVHGPEHTSAHTPAQPHAQAPSNASAQSLGHTSV; encoded by the exons ATGGGCGAGCAAACCCACTACGGAGCCCAGCCGCGCTCTGGCAACAACCCCAGGAAATGCCAGGACCTAGGAGACTCAATTCTTCTGATCCTGGGCAGCTTCATCTTGCTCAACATGGGGATCAACGTGGTGACCCTGGTCAGGGCAGGATCTGggca GGCTGCTGGGGTGTGGCCGGACAAGGGTTGGATTTCAGGGCTCACCCTGCTCccggcctcccccctcccctgcttccctcaGCTCTGGAGGCATCTGAAGAGCTCCTTGCGGACACTCTTCCGTCACGTTTTCCCCAAAG ACAAGCAAGCCAGCTATGTAGGCAGCCATCGCATGTGCATGCGCTGCTCCGTGGATCCCAAGAACCTGTGCTCAAGAGTTTCTTCCCGCTTCCGCCATCGCCCAAGCTTCCTGCTCGGGCACCCAAACCATCCTGACTCCTGTATACCAGACAAAAAAGATGAGAAGGCTTCTGGGTGCTGCTGGATGCCGCCTCAGTGTGGACGGGCTGGGGCTCCCATGGAGGCTCCACGGGGACTGTGGAAGGAGGGGGTAGTGGGAGATGGCGAGGCCCCTCCGGTCACAGCCTTAAACTCCCGAGCCACCTTTTACTCCAGGCAAGAGACATCTTCCAAGCTCCGCAGGATGAGCAAGGTGGACGTGCTTCCACTCCGCCTGGCCCAAGAGAGCAAGATGAAGAACCCAGACTATGACCCAGCCCAGGCCGCAGCCCGGGCCCAGACCCGCCCCCCAGTTCAGCCCCCTGCGCATGCTCCTGCCAAGGCCCAGACCTTCTCCTCAGCCCACCCCCCTGAGCACACCCCCCCCCAGGCCGAGAGCTGCTCCCGAGGCCACGCCCATGAGCACACTTCCGCCCAGGCCCAGGCCTTCTCCCCAGTGGACCCCACTGGGCGCACACCTGCCAAGGCCCAGACCTTCTCCTCAACCCACCCCTCTGAGCACGCCCCACCTCAGGCCCAGACTTGCTCCACGTTCCACCCCCCTGAGCACACCCCCCCCCAGGCCCagaccccctccccaaccctcacCCCTGAGCGCAGCCCTGCCCAGGTCCATGGCCCTGAGCATACCTCAGCCCataccccagcccagccccacgcCCAGGCCCCCTCAAATGCCTCAGCCCAGTCCCTGGGCCACACTTCTGTCTGA
- the LOC118886632 gene encoding LOW QUALITY PROTEIN: uncharacterized protein SPEM3-like (The sequence of the model RefSeq protein was modified relative to this genomic sequence to represent the inferred CDS: deleted 1 base in 1 codon), with the protein MGEQTHYRAQLCSGTNPRKCQELGDSILLILGSFILLNVGINVVTLLWRHLKSSLRTLFRHVFPKDKQASCVGSHRMCMRCSVDPKNLCSTVSSRFRHRPSFLLGHPNHLDSWIPDTKHEKASGCCWMPPQCGRAGAPMEAPRGLWKERVVGAGEAPLVTALKSRATFYSRQETSSKLRRMSKVDVLPLRLAQESKMKNPDYDPAQAAARAQTRPPVQPPVHAPAKAQTFSSAHPPEHTSAHTPAQAQAQAPSNASAQSLGHTSVCTLTHAHLTYTHANTLVPPPPSAPVPPPTSAPATTPALAPTPAPVPVSATTSVPVLVMALTTTPVPSTTPTPILASIPSTLSAFSQGLSSGQVVYDARRVKQNVVHVCPPQNSGYSRKDLGTVSRPQEGHGLVSSGTAEQTLKQCSGDSAKPSTGSILGYLELGNMEWKISNDAKDKFVQSKTFPYCSFHPCSSEKRNTDPQAPVYPQFLVYSKDAAPSQPCFHSPTSAQSSPCAMPPPCTLSLPLVSPRSFVLHQHSNHQKPSALIQPPTFPPTSKSPPSVLSSQGPIPPQLSTTSQTPNQPKPPELRESLGLNQGSVLQRAPGPAKGCSVPRNPGLTPNPGLHKNPLGTDSVQALGPHQTRKLFTSEAVPRKEDAGQHRPWTSVPPSQNSCSPKAQVTYNDLQTFSEVPVLIELQSSSRRAGSQDWVYHPMDTVPPACQNYRQMSTPPKTSWKPYCPGSGSRLGHVVFDARQRQFRAGRDKCEALSPRRLHRETSNNSRRPSRSGDIRGQICMRNKETSEVSCGCVRTSTPAPSHRA; encoded by the exons ATGGGTGAGCAAACCCACTACCGAGCCCAGCTGTGCTCTGGCACCAACCCCAGGAAATGCCAGGAACTAGGAGACTCAATTCTTCTGATCCTGGGCAGCTTCATCTTGCTCAACGTGGGGATCAACGTGGTGACTCTG CTCTGGAGGCATCTGAAGAGCTCCTTGCGGACACTCTTCCGTCACGTTTTCCCCAAAG ACAAGCAAGCCAGCTGTGTAGGCAGCCATCGCATGTGCATGCGCTGCTCCGTGGATCCCAAGAACCTGTGCTCAACAGTTTCTTCCCGCTTCCGCCATCGCCCAAGCTTCCTGCTCGGGCACCCAAACCACCTTGACTCGTGGATACCCGACACAAAACATGAGAAGGCTTCTGGGTGCTGCTGGATGCCGCCTCAGTGTGGACGGGCTGGGGCTCCCATGGAGGCTCCACGGGGACTGTGGAAGGAGAGGGTAGTGGGAGCTGGCGAGGCCCCTCTGGTCACAGCCTTAAAGTCCCGAGCCACCTTTTACTCCAGGCAAGAGACATCTTCCAAGCTCCGCAGGATGAGCAAGGTGGACGTGCTTCCACTCCGCCTGGCCCAAGAGAGCAAGATGAAGAACCCAGACTATGACCCAGCCCAGGCCGCAGCCCGGGCCCAGACCCGCCCCCCAGTTCAGCCCCCTGTGCATGCTCCTGCCAAGGCCCAGACCTTCTCCTCAGCCCACCCCCCTGAGCATACCTCAGCCCATACCCCAGCCCAGGCCCAAGCCCAGGCCCCCTCAAATGCCTCAGCCCAGTCCCTGGGCCACACTTCTGTCTGCACCCTGACCCATGCTCATCTGACCTATACCCATGCCAACACTCTGGTCCCTCCCCCACCTTCGGCCCCAGTCCCTCCCCCAACTTCTGCCCCTGCTACTACTCCTGCCCTAGCCCCTACACCAGCCCCTGTCCCGGTCTCTGCCACAACCTCTGTCCCAGTGCTGGTCATGGCCCTGACGACCACTCCAGTCCCTtccaccacccctacccccatcctAGCTTCTATTCCCTCTACCTTGTCTGCCTTCAGCCAAGGCCTCTCCTCCGGCCAGGTGGTCTACGATGCCCGCAGGGTAAAGCAGAACGTGGTCCATGTGTGTCCCCCTCAGAACTCGGGGTACTCCAGAAAGGACTTGGGTACCGTCTCCAGGCCCCAAGAGGGGCATGGTCTGGTGAGCTCTGGTACAGCTGAGCAAACACTGAAGCAATGTAGTGGGGACAGTGCCAAGCCCTCCACAGGATCCATACTGGGTTACCTGGAGTTGGGGAATATGGAATGGAAGATCTCAAATGATGCCAAAGACAAATTTGTGCAGTCCAAGACCTTCCCTTACTGCAGCTTCCATCCTTGCAGTTCTGAGAAGAGAAACACGGACCCCCAAGCTCCAGTCTACCCCCAATTCCTGGTGTACTCCAAGGATGCTGCACCTTCTCAACCTTGCTTCCATTCTCCAACCAGTGCCCAGAGCTCACCATGCGCCATGCCTCCACCATGcactctttctctgcctcttgttTCTCCCAGATCCTTTGTCCTTCATCAAcacagcaaccaccagaagcccTCCGCCTTAATACaaccccccacctttcccccaacCTCCAAGTCTCCTCCGTCTGTCCTCTCTTCCCAgggccccatccctccccagtTATCCACGACGTCCCAAACCCCAAACCAGCCCAAACCCCCTGAACTTCGTGAGAGTCTAGGCCTCAACCAAGGCTCTGTCCTCCAAAGGGCCCCAGGCCCTGCAAAAGGCTGTAGCGTTCCCAGAAACCCAGGCCTTACCCCAAATCCAGGCCTCCACAAGAACCCTCTAGGAACTGACTCTGTCCAAGCTTTGGGCCCACATCAGACCCGAAAGTTATTTACATCTGAGGCAGTTCCTCGAAAGGAGGATGCAGGGCAGCACAGACCATGGACTTCTGTCCCACCCAGTCAGAACTCCTGCTCTCCCAAGGCTCAGGTGACCTACAATGACCTGCAAACCTTCTCAGAGGTACCTGTGCTGATTGAGCTGCAATCATCCTCCCGGCGAGCAGGCAGCCAAGACTGGGTGTACCACCCCATGGATACAGTTCCTCCAGCCTGCCAGAACTATCGCCAGATGTCTACGCCTCCCAAGACCAGCTGGAAGCCCTACTGTCCTGGGTCAGGCAGCCGGCTAGGGCATGTGGTCTTTGACGCCCGCCAGAGACAGTTCAGAGCGGGCAGGGACAAATGCGAAGCTCTGTCTCCCAGGCGCCTTCACCGAGAGACATCCAACAACTCA CGGAGACCATCAAGGAGTGGGGATATCAGGGGACAGATATGCATGAGGAATAAAGAGACAAGCGAAGTGTCCTGTGGTTGTGTGAGGACAtccaccccagccccatcccacaGGGCCTGA
- the LOC118886634 gene encoding uncharacterized protein SPEM3-like has translation MYSLLCTFFRSFSKVPETRFVGILLVIFFFFFFFFFADLLWPGLEPASPALAGRFSTTAPPGKPSPRSFVLHQHSNHQKPSTLIQPPTFPPTSKSPPSVLSSQGPIPPQLSTTSQTPNQPQPPELRESLGLNQGSVLERTPGPSKDCRVSRNPGLTPNPGLHKNPGLTRDPGLHKNPGLTRDPGLHKNPGLTREPGLPKNPSLAQDPGLHKLPGLTQDPYLCKNRRLSQDSDLQKNPVITQGSGSQKSLGSTRDGRFFKSPYLPQPSGLHKNPPFLQTSDIQRSSGFMHDSGVYRNLERNQETVLYKSQELSQKTDLHNSPQPSQDSGCYKSTGSAQDPGVSRSADFTQDSGPQKSPYLAQDSGINKSSGLCQESGLHKSPGLVQDPRLHKGSSLTRDSGDYKNPGLTQDSGVRRSQGLTQDSDLHKNPGLTQATEVKRRCGLTQDAGIYRSSKHAHDPNFHNYSGINRDPGPHKGPALTQNSGSFNRSGFHDNSCLIPNPGLHKNPLGTDSVQALDPHQTRKSFISEAVPRKEDAGQHIPWTSVPPSQNSCSPKAQVTYNDLQIFSEVPVLIELQSSSRRAGSQDWVYHPMDTVPPACQNYRQMSTPPKTSWKPYRPGSGTRLGHGVFDARQRQFRAARDKCEALSPRRLHRETSNNSPETIKEWGIIV, from the coding sequence atgtattctttattATGTACTTTTTTCCGCAGTTTTTCTAAAGTGCCAGAAACAAgatttgtgggaattcttttagtgatttttttttttttttttttttttttttttgcagatcttctctggccagggctcgaacccgcgtctcctgcattggcaggcagattctcaaccactgcgccaccagggaagccctctcccagATCCTTTGTCCTTCATCAAcacagcaaccaccagaagcccTCCACCTTAATACaaccccccacctttcccccaacCTCCAAGTCTCCTCCGTCTGTCCTCTCTTCCCAgggccccatccctccccagtTATCCACTACTTCCCAAACCCCAAACCAGCCCCAACCCCCTGAACTTCGTGAGAGTCTAGGCCTCAACCAAGGCTCTGTCCTCGAAAGGACCCCAGGCCCTTCAAAAGACTGTAGAGTTTCCAGAAACCCAGGCCTTACCCCAAATCCAGGCCTCCACAAGAACCCAGGCCTTACCCGAGACCCAGGCCTCCACAAGAACCCAGGCCTTACCCGAGACCCAGGTCTCCACAAGAACCCAGGCCTTACCCGAGAGCCAGGCCTCCCCAAGAACCCAAGCCTTGCTCAAGATCCAGGCCTCCACAAGCTTCCAGGCCTTACCCAAGACCCTTATCTCTGCAAGAATCGAAGACTTTCCCAAGACTCTGACCTTCAGAAGAATCCAGTCATTACCCAAGGTTCTGGCTCCCAGAAGAGCTTAGGTTCTACTCGAGATGGACGTTTCTTTAAAAGCCCATATCTCCCCCAACCCTCTGGTCTCCACAAGAACCCACCATTTCTCCAAACTTCTGACATTCAGAGGAGCTCAGGCTTTATGCATGATTCTGGAGTCTATAGGAATCTAGAACGAAACCAAGAGACTGTACTCTATAAAAGTCAAGAACTCTCCCAAAAAACTGACCTCCATAATAGCCCACAGCCTTCTCAAGATTCTGGATGTTACAAGAGTACAGGTAGTGCCCAAGATCCAGGAGTCTCTAGGAGTGCAGACTTTACCCAAGATTCTGGGCCACAGAAGAGTCCATACCTTGCCCAAGACTCTGGAATCAACAAGAGCTCAGGCCTTTGCCAGGAATCGGGTCTCCATAAGAGCCCAGGCCTTGTGCAAGACCCTCGCCTCCATAAGGGCTCAAGCCTTACCCGAGACTCAGGAGACTACAAGAATCCAGGTCTTACCCAAGATTCTGGAGTCCGCAGGAGCCAAGGCCTTACGCAAGATTCTGACCTTCATAAGAATCCAGGCCTTACCCAAGCCACTGAAGTCAAAAGGAGATGTGGCCTTACCCAAGATGCTGGAATTTACAGGAGCTCAAAACATGCCCACGACCCTAACTTCCACAATTACTCAGGAATTAATCGAGATCCTGGCCCCCATAAGGGTCCAGCCCTTACTCAAAACTCTGGCTCATTCAACAGATCAGGCTTCCATGACAACTCATGCCTTATCCCAAATCCTGGCCTCCACAAGAACCCTCTAGGAACTGACTCTGTCCAAGCTTTGGACCCACATCAGACCCGAAAGTCATTTATATCTGAGGCAGTTCCTCGAAAGGAGGATGCAGGGCAGCACATACCATGGACTTCTGTCCCACCCAGTCAGAACTCCTGCTCTCCCAAGGCTCAGGTGACCTACAATGACCTGCAAATCTTCTCAGAGGTACCTGTGCTGATTGAGCTGCAATCATCCTCCCGGCGAGCAGGCAGCCAAGATTGGGTGTACCACCCCATGGATACAGTTCCTCCAGCCTGCCAGAACTATCGCCAGATGTCTACACCTCCCAAGACCAGCTGGAAGCCCTACCGTCCTGGGTCAGGCACCCGGCTAGGGCATGGGGTCTTTGACGCCCGCCAGAGACAGTTCAGAGCGGCTAGGGACAAGTGCGAAGCTCTGTCTCCCAGGCGCCTTCACCGAGAGACATCCAACAACTCACCGGAGACCATCAAGGAGTGGGGTATCATTGTGTGA